One stretch of Meriones unguiculatus strain TT.TT164.6M chromosome 7, Bangor_MerUng_6.1, whole genome shotgun sequence DNA includes these proteins:
- the LOC110547945 gene encoding histone H3.3A, with amino-acid sequence MARTKQTARKSTGGKAPRKQLATKAARKSAPSTGGVKKPHRYRPGTVALREIRRYQKSTELLIRKLPFQRLVREIAQDFKTDLRFQSAAIGALQEASEAYLVGLFEDTNLCAIHAKRVTIMPKDIQLARRIRGERA; translated from the exons ATGGCCCGAACCAAGCAGACCGCTAGGAAGTCCACGGGTGGCAAAGCCCCCCGCAAACAGCTGGCCACCAAGGCGGCCAGGAAAAGCGCGCCCTCTACCGGAGGGGTGAAGAAACCTCACCGCTACAG GCCCGGCACCGTGGCTCTCAGAGAGATTCGTCGTTACCAGAAATCGACCGAGCTGCTCATCCGGAAGCTGCCTTTCCAGAGGTTGGTGAGGGAGATCGCCCAGGATTTCAAGACCGACTTGAGGTTTCAAAGTGCAGCCATTGGTGCGCTTCAG GAGGCCAGTGAAGCATACCTGGTGGGGTTGTTTGAAGATACCAATCTGTGTGCCATCCACGCCAAGAGAGTCACCATTATGCCCAAAGACATCCAGTTGGCTCGCCGGATACGGGGGGAGAGAGCTTAA